In Alosa sapidissima isolate fAloSap1 chromosome 11, fAloSap1.pri, whole genome shotgun sequence, a single window of DNA contains:
- the LOC121724392 gene encoding teashirt homolog 3-like isoform X1: MPRRKQQAPKRAAAYSPEDTPEQTVEGGEVLDNEDPAADHRLQMDSSCPRSDPLTPGPESDQDACLTDLSSHDLDSESHLSEPSDRMSDFGDSVKNEEVASRGSRKRRPGTEGSGSISPSSLEQMKAIYSSFLTNSYWSSLGLRQPSSESMPCPNNSPANPSSATTSSSGSTSAFDWHQSAMAKTLQQQALPSPLPLVIQDPGLVSTIHLQRQSTKLYGSIFTGASKFRCKGCSLAFETLVELTVHMNETGHYRDDNHSKDGSGAKSWSKPRKRSLLEMEGKDDAQKVLRCMYCGHSFESLQDLSVHMIKTKHYQKVPLKEPMPSVPAKMVAQSRKRLPVDLDFLIPQSKERPPKVSCVSKNHQEKLPDAGAVVTNNHHGNQNNGSGGTWQFESHKSQILKCMECGTSHDSLQELTAHMVVTGHFINVNNIAMKKSEVAPLSGPTSPTEEKSQTVPLPPSSLSCSPASLSSPCMSPSSLNTGLKQEDSDSKHSPLLSSEDQKVEKSSKYNYLTEEDLKESPKVGADILKSLENTVSSAIHKAQTGSPSWGGYQSIHAAYQLPSSASPFQVIPGRSSGLRCPAVSRESLSLGKSQGLTSPASSHSPASPACQSLTSEANKSTSSSLVPPSCHPVNLQAMQELVKRVTEKMAKVEKQMRPVEADAVLVIKESPTPDSGQSLESADQSPHKEVQPIAALEQTDTESNVAEERSETEPESQMTDLVKSPRPALDASTAIITNHSVPEQPFVNPLSALQSVMNLHLGKVAKPAMREADPMSMLFKMSNSMADKVAVATPLPANSKKTELCVESFQEVDKDQPIDLSKGKSDRPRCLTASSTTSATLRATTYPPVLPSQPPTNTPIDRPLPMSEAFQESALADISDMVRNLTQSHVVTKATKHSGRLERTSSERAVATPGDAEEDVPSHRRKGRQSNWNVQHLLILQAQFTASLRRSAEGKYVPPDLSLKERTHISHITGLSMTTISHWLANVKYQLRRSGRTKFLKNLDSGQPAFFCSQCSTQIQTPSAYVEHLESHLGFRLKDLAKVSGEKAAQQLRKQAVWSSKAPADKQAASHLPSLYEEGKCVLLGCKFCKQTFTSKHALRLHTCQIHGRTEDLPPKGLKMET, translated from the coding sequence CCTACTCCCCAGAAGACACCCCAGAGCAGACAGTTGAAGGAGGAGAAGTGCTGGACAATGAGGACCCAGCCGCTGACCACAGACTGCAGATGGACAGCTCCTGCCCACGGTCCGACCCACTCACCCCAGGCCCTGAGAGTGACCAGGACGCCTGCCTGACTGACCTCTCCTCCCATGACCTGGACAGCGAGTCCCACCTGAGCGAGCCTAGCGACCGCATGTCTGACTTTGGTGACTCGGTGAAAAACGAGGAGGTGGCCAGCCGAGGCTCGCGGAAGCGCCGGCCGGGGACGGAAGGTTCCGGAAGCATCAGTCCAAGCAGCCTGGAGCAGATGAAGGCCATATACAGCAGTTTCCTCACCAACTCCTACTGGTCCTCACTGGGCCTCAGACAGCCCAGTTCTGAGAGCATGCCATGCCCCAATAACAGCCCTGCCAACCCCAGTAGTGCCACAaccagcagcagtggcagcacCAGTGCCTTTGACTGGCACCAGTCAGCCATGGCCAAGACCCTCCAGCAGCAGGCCCTACCGAGCCCTCTCCCTCTGGTCATCCAGGATCCAGGCCTGGTCAGCACCATCCATCTCCAGCGCCAGAGCACCAAGCTGTACGGCTCCATCTTCACCGGCGCCAGCAAGTTCCGCTGTAAAGGCTGCAGCTTGGCCTTTGAGACCTTGGTCGAGTTGACCGTGCACATGAACGAGACGGGTCACTACCGCGACGACAACCACTCCAAGGATGGCAGCGGCGCCAAGTCCTGGTCCAAGCCACGGAAGCGCTCCCTGCTGGAGATGGAGGGGAAGGACGACGCTCAGAAGGTACTGAGGTGCATGTACTGCGGTCACTCGTTCGAGTCGCTGCAGGACCTCAGCGTGCACATGATCAAGACCAAACACTACCAGAAGGTTCCACTGAAGGAGCCCATGCCATCCGTGCCGGCAAAGATGGTGGCCCAGTCCAGAAAGAGACTCCCAGTTGACCTGGACTTTCTCATTCCCCAGTCCAAAGAAAGGCCTCCAAAAGTGTCCTGCGTCAGTAAGAATCACCAAGAGAAGCTCCCTGATGCTGGGGCTGTTGTCACAAACAATCACCATGGAAATCAAAACAATGGGAGTGGCGGCACGTGGCAGTTTGAGTCTCACAAATCACAGATTCTGAAGTGCATGGAGTGTGGGACCTCCCATGATTCTTTGCAGGAACTAACTGCCCACATGGTTGTCACGGGGCACTTCATTAACGTCAATAACATTGCCATGAAAAAATCAGAGGTTGCCCCTTTATCCGGACCAACCTCCCCCACAGAAGAGAAGAGCCAGACTGTGCCactgcctccctcctctctctcctgttctccagcctctctctcatccccctgcatgtccccctcctctcttaacACTGGCCTCAAACAGGAGGACTCAGACAGCAAGCACAGCCCACTACTCTCGTCTGAGGACCAGAAAGTCGAGAAGTCCTCCAAATACAACTATCTGACCGAGGAGGACCTGAAAGAGAGCCCCAAGGTGGGCGCGGACATCCTGAAGTCTCTGGAGAACACGGTCTCGTCAGCCATTCACAAAGCGCAGACGGGTTCGCCCAGCTGGGGCGGCTACCAGAGCATTCATGCTGCCTACCAGCTGCCCAGCAGTGCCAGTCCATTCCAGGTCATTCCTGGCAGGAGTTCTGGCCTTAGGTGTCCTGCAGTCAGCAGAGAAAGCCTCTCCCTGGGCAAGAGCCAAGGGCTGACCTCACCTGCCAGCAGCCACTCCCCTGCATCTCCTGCATGTCAATCACTGACTTCAGAGGCCAATAAAAGcacttcctcctctcttgtccCACCCTCTTGTCACCCGGTCAACCTGCAGGCCATGCAGGAGCTCgtgaagagagtgacagagaagaTGGCGAAAGTGGAGAAACAGATGAGGCCTGTGGAAGCTGATGCAGTTCTGGTGATAAAGGAAAGTCCTACTCCCGACAGTGGTCAGTCTTTGGAATCTGCTGACCAGAGCCCACACAAAGAAGTGCAGCCCATAGCCGCACTGGAGCAAACTGACACAGAGAGTAATgtagcagaggagaggagcgagacAGAGCCAGAGAGCCAGATGACCGATCTAGTCAAATCTCCCAGACCTGCTTTGGACGCTAGCACTGCCATTATTACCAACCATTCAGTGCCAGAGCAACCTTTTGTCAATCCCTTAAGTGCACTACAGTCAGTGATGAATCTGCATCTTGGCAAAGTGGCCAAGCCTGCTATGCGAGAGGCAGACCCTATGAGCATGCTCTTCAAGATGAGTAACAGCATGGCCGACAAGGTTGCTGTAGCAACACCCCTTCCTGCAAACAGCAAGAAGACCGAACTGTGTGTCGAAAGTTTCCAGGAGGTCGACAAAGACCAGCCAATTGATTTGTCCAAGGGCAAGAGCGACAGGCCTCGTTGTTTGACTGCATCTTCTACAACATCAGCCACGCTCAGAGCCACGACATATCCACCTGTGCTGCCAAGCCAGCCCCCTACAAACACCCCCATAGATAGACCTCTCCCCATGAGCGAGGCTTTTCAGGAGAGTGCGCTGGCGGACATCTCAGACATGGTGCGCAACCTAACCCAATCCCATGTCGTCACGAAGGCCACGAAACACAGTGGACGCCTGGAGAGGACCAGCAGCGAGAGAGCCGTGGCAACGCCAGGGGATGCGGAGGAGGACGTGCCGTCTCACAGGCGCAAGGGCCGGCAGTCCAACTGGAATGTCCAgcacctcctcatcctccagGCGCAGTTCACCGCCAGCCTGCGGCGCTCGGCCGAGGGCAAGTACGTTCCGCCGGACCTGAGCCTCAAGGAGCGTACGCATATCTCCCACATCACGGGCCTCTCCATGACGACCATCAGCCACTGGCTGGCCAACGTCAAGTACCAGCTGAGGCGCTCAGGCCGCACCAAGTTCCTGAAGAACCTGGACTCGGGCCAGCCGGCGTTCTTCTGCAGCCAGTGTTCCACACAGATCCAGACGCCGTCGGCTTACGTAGAACACCTGGAATCCCACCTGGGCTTCCGTCTCAAGGACCTGGCCAAGGTCTCGGGGGAGAAAGCAGCTCAGCAGCTCAGAAAGCAGGCGGTGTGGTCTAGCAAAGCCCCGGCTGATAAACAAGCGGCTTCTCATTTGCCCTCACTGTACGAGGAAGGGAAGTGTGTGCTTCTTGGGTGCAAGTTTTGCAAGCAGACTTTCACAAGCAAGCATGCACTTAGACTCCACACATGCCAAATACATGGGCGAACAGAGGACCTTCCACCGAAAGGTCTCAAAATGGAGACGTAG
- the LOC121724392 gene encoding teashirt homolog 3-like isoform X2, whose protein sequence is MDSSCPRSDPLTPGPESDQDACLTDLSSHDLDSESHLSEPSDRMSDFGDSVKNEEVASRGSRKRRPGTEGSGSISPSSLEQMKAIYSSFLTNSYWSSLGLRQPSSESMPCPNNSPANPSSATTSSSGSTSAFDWHQSAMAKTLQQQALPSPLPLVIQDPGLVSTIHLQRQSTKLYGSIFTGASKFRCKGCSLAFETLVELTVHMNETGHYRDDNHSKDGSGAKSWSKPRKRSLLEMEGKDDAQKVLRCMYCGHSFESLQDLSVHMIKTKHYQKVPLKEPMPSVPAKMVAQSRKRLPVDLDFLIPQSKERPPKVSCVSKNHQEKLPDAGAVVTNNHHGNQNNGSGGTWQFESHKSQILKCMECGTSHDSLQELTAHMVVTGHFINVNNIAMKKSEVAPLSGPTSPTEEKSQTVPLPPSSLSCSPASLSSPCMSPSSLNTGLKQEDSDSKHSPLLSSEDQKVEKSSKYNYLTEEDLKESPKVGADILKSLENTVSSAIHKAQTGSPSWGGYQSIHAAYQLPSSASPFQVIPGRSSGLRCPAVSRESLSLGKSQGLTSPASSHSPASPACQSLTSEANKSTSSSLVPPSCHPVNLQAMQELVKRVTEKMAKVEKQMRPVEADAVLVIKESPTPDSGQSLESADQSPHKEVQPIAALEQTDTESNVAEERSETEPESQMTDLVKSPRPALDASTAIITNHSVPEQPFVNPLSALQSVMNLHLGKVAKPAMREADPMSMLFKMSNSMADKVAVATPLPANSKKTELCVESFQEVDKDQPIDLSKGKSDRPRCLTASSTTSATLRATTYPPVLPSQPPTNTPIDRPLPMSEAFQESALADISDMVRNLTQSHVVTKATKHSGRLERTSSERAVATPGDAEEDVPSHRRKGRQSNWNVQHLLILQAQFTASLRRSAEGKYVPPDLSLKERTHISHITGLSMTTISHWLANVKYQLRRSGRTKFLKNLDSGQPAFFCSQCSTQIQTPSAYVEHLESHLGFRLKDLAKVSGEKAAQQLRKQAVWSSKAPADKQAASHLPSLYEEGKCVLLGCKFCKQTFTSKHALRLHTCQIHGRTEDLPPKGLKMET, encoded by the coding sequence ATGGACAGCTCCTGCCCACGGTCCGACCCACTCACCCCAGGCCCTGAGAGTGACCAGGACGCCTGCCTGACTGACCTCTCCTCCCATGACCTGGACAGCGAGTCCCACCTGAGCGAGCCTAGCGACCGCATGTCTGACTTTGGTGACTCGGTGAAAAACGAGGAGGTGGCCAGCCGAGGCTCGCGGAAGCGCCGGCCGGGGACGGAAGGTTCCGGAAGCATCAGTCCAAGCAGCCTGGAGCAGATGAAGGCCATATACAGCAGTTTCCTCACCAACTCCTACTGGTCCTCACTGGGCCTCAGACAGCCCAGTTCTGAGAGCATGCCATGCCCCAATAACAGCCCTGCCAACCCCAGTAGTGCCACAaccagcagcagtggcagcacCAGTGCCTTTGACTGGCACCAGTCAGCCATGGCCAAGACCCTCCAGCAGCAGGCCCTACCGAGCCCTCTCCCTCTGGTCATCCAGGATCCAGGCCTGGTCAGCACCATCCATCTCCAGCGCCAGAGCACCAAGCTGTACGGCTCCATCTTCACCGGCGCCAGCAAGTTCCGCTGTAAAGGCTGCAGCTTGGCCTTTGAGACCTTGGTCGAGTTGACCGTGCACATGAACGAGACGGGTCACTACCGCGACGACAACCACTCCAAGGATGGCAGCGGCGCCAAGTCCTGGTCCAAGCCACGGAAGCGCTCCCTGCTGGAGATGGAGGGGAAGGACGACGCTCAGAAGGTACTGAGGTGCATGTACTGCGGTCACTCGTTCGAGTCGCTGCAGGACCTCAGCGTGCACATGATCAAGACCAAACACTACCAGAAGGTTCCACTGAAGGAGCCCATGCCATCCGTGCCGGCAAAGATGGTGGCCCAGTCCAGAAAGAGACTCCCAGTTGACCTGGACTTTCTCATTCCCCAGTCCAAAGAAAGGCCTCCAAAAGTGTCCTGCGTCAGTAAGAATCACCAAGAGAAGCTCCCTGATGCTGGGGCTGTTGTCACAAACAATCACCATGGAAATCAAAACAATGGGAGTGGCGGCACGTGGCAGTTTGAGTCTCACAAATCACAGATTCTGAAGTGCATGGAGTGTGGGACCTCCCATGATTCTTTGCAGGAACTAACTGCCCACATGGTTGTCACGGGGCACTTCATTAACGTCAATAACATTGCCATGAAAAAATCAGAGGTTGCCCCTTTATCCGGACCAACCTCCCCCACAGAAGAGAAGAGCCAGACTGTGCCactgcctccctcctctctctcctgttctccagcctctctctcatccccctgcatgtccccctcctctcttaacACTGGCCTCAAACAGGAGGACTCAGACAGCAAGCACAGCCCACTACTCTCGTCTGAGGACCAGAAAGTCGAGAAGTCCTCCAAATACAACTATCTGACCGAGGAGGACCTGAAAGAGAGCCCCAAGGTGGGCGCGGACATCCTGAAGTCTCTGGAGAACACGGTCTCGTCAGCCATTCACAAAGCGCAGACGGGTTCGCCCAGCTGGGGCGGCTACCAGAGCATTCATGCTGCCTACCAGCTGCCCAGCAGTGCCAGTCCATTCCAGGTCATTCCTGGCAGGAGTTCTGGCCTTAGGTGTCCTGCAGTCAGCAGAGAAAGCCTCTCCCTGGGCAAGAGCCAAGGGCTGACCTCACCTGCCAGCAGCCACTCCCCTGCATCTCCTGCATGTCAATCACTGACTTCAGAGGCCAATAAAAGcacttcctcctctcttgtccCACCCTCTTGTCACCCGGTCAACCTGCAGGCCATGCAGGAGCTCgtgaagagagtgacagagaagaTGGCGAAAGTGGAGAAACAGATGAGGCCTGTGGAAGCTGATGCAGTTCTGGTGATAAAGGAAAGTCCTACTCCCGACAGTGGTCAGTCTTTGGAATCTGCTGACCAGAGCCCACACAAAGAAGTGCAGCCCATAGCCGCACTGGAGCAAACTGACACAGAGAGTAATgtagcagaggagaggagcgagacAGAGCCAGAGAGCCAGATGACCGATCTAGTCAAATCTCCCAGACCTGCTTTGGACGCTAGCACTGCCATTATTACCAACCATTCAGTGCCAGAGCAACCTTTTGTCAATCCCTTAAGTGCACTACAGTCAGTGATGAATCTGCATCTTGGCAAAGTGGCCAAGCCTGCTATGCGAGAGGCAGACCCTATGAGCATGCTCTTCAAGATGAGTAACAGCATGGCCGACAAGGTTGCTGTAGCAACACCCCTTCCTGCAAACAGCAAGAAGACCGAACTGTGTGTCGAAAGTTTCCAGGAGGTCGACAAAGACCAGCCAATTGATTTGTCCAAGGGCAAGAGCGACAGGCCTCGTTGTTTGACTGCATCTTCTACAACATCAGCCACGCTCAGAGCCACGACATATCCACCTGTGCTGCCAAGCCAGCCCCCTACAAACACCCCCATAGATAGACCTCTCCCCATGAGCGAGGCTTTTCAGGAGAGTGCGCTGGCGGACATCTCAGACATGGTGCGCAACCTAACCCAATCCCATGTCGTCACGAAGGCCACGAAACACAGTGGACGCCTGGAGAGGACCAGCAGCGAGAGAGCCGTGGCAACGCCAGGGGATGCGGAGGAGGACGTGCCGTCTCACAGGCGCAAGGGCCGGCAGTCCAACTGGAATGTCCAgcacctcctcatcctccagGCGCAGTTCACCGCCAGCCTGCGGCGCTCGGCCGAGGGCAAGTACGTTCCGCCGGACCTGAGCCTCAAGGAGCGTACGCATATCTCCCACATCACGGGCCTCTCCATGACGACCATCAGCCACTGGCTGGCCAACGTCAAGTACCAGCTGAGGCGCTCAGGCCGCACCAAGTTCCTGAAGAACCTGGACTCGGGCCAGCCGGCGTTCTTCTGCAGCCAGTGTTCCACACAGATCCAGACGCCGTCGGCTTACGTAGAACACCTGGAATCCCACCTGGGCTTCCGTCTCAAGGACCTGGCCAAGGTCTCGGGGGAGAAAGCAGCTCAGCAGCTCAGAAAGCAGGCGGTGTGGTCTAGCAAAGCCCCGGCTGATAAACAAGCGGCTTCTCATTTGCCCTCACTGTACGAGGAAGGGAAGTGTGTGCTTCTTGGGTGCAAGTTTTGCAAGCAGACTTTCACAAGCAAGCATGCACTTAGACTCCACACATGCCAAATACATGGGCGAACAGAGGACCTTCCACCGAAAGGTCTCAAAATGGAGACGTAG
- the LOC121724419 gene encoding caldesmon-like produces MDRLSEGLRAALSTAAAGKLQRYLDETAEEAQQRERAMRLTIEKVLQDLTEAEKSSQAASEERQRERAKKKAAIEASIRDKEEEISLELNLMTHRVRTLTENIEMERQKLVSLEEDYQRTVALLEKEYVYDYDKMMINEPERIKAESDNWVRWTHERVNSTLATALTAAATKQKWLKELVNQAEKRMVVSVPQVSGGPAQEVSNTNKSCLNDGLQSLSFSSQRAEQIIVQKQTFQGKIDTKFEKKMARLVSEATKKEEKIKAAEMKKRMQLEEKTRKELDRIHKAELKEKKRKGAKEKKEAEKLERKRAKEERAETRQTRCCFCWRKSSSPKDNAEELNS; encoded by the exons ATGGATCGACTCAGCGAGGGTCTGAGAGCAGCCCTGAGTACGGCCGCAGCAGGCAAGCTGCAAAGGTATCTTGATGAAACGGCCGAGGAGGcacagcagagagaaagagccatGAGGTTGACGATTGAGAAGGTCCTACAGGACCTTACAGAGGCGGAGAAATCCAGTCAGGCAGCGAGtgaggagagacaaagagagagagcgaagaaGAAAGCAGCTATAGAGGCCAGCATACGCGACAAAGAGGAGGAGATTAGTTTAGAGCTCAATCTAATGACACATAGAGTAAGGACGCTGACCGAGaacatagagatggagagacagaaacTTGTATCTCTGGAGGAAGATTACCAGAGGACTGTCGCTCTCCTGGAGAAGGAGTACGTGTATGACTATGATAAAATGATGATCAATGAGCCAGAGCGCATCAAGGCAGAGTCTGACAATTGGGTCAGATGGACCCATGAGAGAGTGAACAGCACCTTGGCAACGGCACTGACAGCTGCTGCTACCAAGCAAAAGTGGCTAAAGGAGCTGGTAAACCAGGCTGAAAAAAGGATGGTG GTATCTGTTCCTCAGGTGTCAGGTGGGCCTGCTCAAGAGGTTAGCAACACCAACAAGTCGTGTCTTAATGATGGCCTCCAG TCTCTGAGCTTCAGCAGCCAGAGAGCTGAACAGATAATTGTTCAGAAGCAGACATTCCAGGGAAAGATCGACACAAAGTTTGAGAAGAAGATGGCACGTCTCGTGTCTGAGGCCACCAAAAAGGAGGAGAAGATCAAAGCTGCCGAGATGAAAAAGAGGATGCAGCTGGAGGAGAAGACGAGGAAAGAGCTGGATAGAATACACAAGGCTGAGCTGAAGGAAAAGAAGAGGAAGGGGGCTAAGGAGAAGAAAGAAGCCGAAAAactggagaggaagagggcaaaagaggagagggccgagACCAGACAGACCAGATGTTGTTTCTGCTGGAGGAAATCTTCCAGTCCAAAGGACAATGCTGAAGAACTCAATTCTTAA